The Planctomycetia bacterium DNA window CGTCCACCAACCGTAGTGCGACGACCACAGCGGAGCGGTGATCGCGCCGCCCCAGAACGTGAGCAACATCAAGATCAGCGGGACGGCGCGCAGCAGGCTATAGTCGACGCCCGCGAACCAGTTCTTCTCCAGGTTGCGAATCATCTGCCCGATGCTGCCGGCCCATTCGGCTTCCAACTCGTGCATCGCGCCGTAGACGCGTTCGCGATAACCGTCGCGGCGGACCATCACGCCGAGTTTCACATCGTCCAGCACTTCCATCCGCAACGGCACGTGCCCGCCGATGGCGCGGTAGGTCGAGGTCTTGAGCAAATTGAACGCGCCGACGCCCATCGCCGCGCGGCCGCGGTCTCGATTGATGCGCGACGCGGGGGCATACAGAATTAAGTACTGCGTCCAAGCCACGACCGCGGCGCGGGTGATCGCGCCTTGCGCGTCGATGCCGGGGAACAACGCCAAGTGGTCGGCGCGTTCGCGCTCCGCCATGCCAATCGCCCGGGCGACGAGATCGTCACTCATGTGGCAATCGGCGTCGCTGAACAAGATCCACGGATGCCGCGCCCGTAGCGAGCCGACGTGGCAGGCGTGCGTCTTGCCCAGCCAGCACGGCGGCAGTGTTTCAATGCGCACGGCTTCCAGTTCCGGAAACTCCGCGCTCAATCGCGCCAACACCTGCGGCGTATCGTCGCGCGAACGATCGTCGACGACGATGATTTGCAACTCCACGTCGCATTGGGCGAAGAGCCGGCGCACGGTCTGTTCGATCCGGCGTCCCTCGTCGCGCCCGGCTAGGACGATCGACACGGGATAAGGCGTTGTTGGCGCCGGCAGCGCGCTGCGCGGCGGCAGCGTCGGCGACCAAAAGAGATTCCGTAGCACCCCCAGGCAATACAAAAACCAGACGACTGCCAGGGCAATGGCGAGGTAATCCATACGGCCGACGCGGTTCAAGAGCAGGGCAACACAAGCAACGCTGCTTACTGACCGCTTTTTTCAATCTTCCATAACTTGCCGTCGGTCCGGACGTAGAGCGCGTTGTGCGCGACTGCCGGCGTCCCCATGACCGGTTCGCCGAAGGAAATCTCGGCAATGATCTTCCCTTCCGCTCCCAGGTCCAACACCTGCGCGAGACCTTCCTGGTTCACGCAATAAAGATGATTGCCCGCCAGCACCGGAGTGGCCCAGAAGGAACCCTTCAGTCGTCCGCGCCAAACGACCGCGCCGGTCGAGGCGTCGCCACAGGTCAATGCGCCCGCACTATTCAGCACGTAGAGCTTGCCGTCGTGCACTACTGCGCTCGCATTGCCCGAACTCAGTTTGTTTTCTTGCCAGACGGCCTCGGGCTTGCCTGGTTCGGGGAATTTGAGGGCTGTCATGCCGCCGGCGGGAACATAGACGGTATCGCCAATCGCCAACGACGAGGCAATGCCGGCGCAATCGGCCGCGTACTCCCAGACCACTTCGCCGGACATCGGATCATGCGCGGTGAGGCGATCGCCGGATTGCAACAGCACCAAATCCTGGCCGGCGTTGCCGCCGCGCCAGACGATTGGCGACGTCCAGTTCTGCTCCGCCGGACGTGGCGATTGCCAACGCGTCTCGCCGGTCAAGGCATTGATGCCGGCGGCAAAGGAATTGCCTTCGCATTCCATCTGCACGACGACGGTACCGTCCGCCACGACGGGGGACGAAGCCATGCCGACGTCGTTCGCCGCCGTGGGGAAATCGTACGTTAGCCCGCGCAACCAAAGCAAGTTGCCGTCCAGGTCCAGGCAGATCAAATCGTTTGACGAAAAGAAGGCGAAGATCCGCTCGCCGTCGCTGGCCGGAGTCGGCGCGGCATTGGAGCTCGTGGGATGGCAGAGCGTGCGCCCCGTCGCCCAAAACTCGCGCTGCCAGCGCTGCGCGCCGGTCTTCGCGTCATAGCAACTGACGCAGAGGCGATCCTGCTTGAAGCCCGACGACGATGTGACGATTACGTTATTGCCCACGACGATCGGGCTCGATACGCCGCGCGCCGGGAGCGGGACCTTCCAGGCGACGTTTTCGGTATCGCTCCACGACAACGGGAGTTGTACATCGCCGGCCACACTGTTGTTGTCGGTGCCGCGGAATTGCCGCCAGTCGGCCGCCATGCAGGTCATGGCGAAGCAGGCACAGCCAAGGAGCGAAAGCGAACGAATCGTGATTGAAGAACGCATAGTGATCGACTTCAAGGGAATTGATTGAACTCGCCGCGTTACAGCTTGCTGGGCGTTGCGTCCGCAGGTTGCGTGGGACTCTTTTCGGGGCGATCGCTGGAGAGAATCGCCGTGCCGGTCTCGTCGCAGACGCGCAGTGAGACTTTCCAACTGTCAGCCCAATTCTCGGTCTGCTCGTTCTGGCAGACCTTCATCAAAATGATGTTCTTGCCGGGCTTCAAATGGCCGCGAGCAATATATTGGTCCAGATCTTCGCCCGAGTGATACACTTCGTGCTCGGCTAGTACTTCGCCGTTCAGCCACAGCTTCGTGGCGTTCATGGTGCCCCAGCGAAAATCGACGTCCTGGCCCGACTCGCAGATGAACTCGGTGGCGAGGTAGGCGGCGACGCCCTTTTCTTTGGCGAGAATCGTGTTCACGTCGACGCCACCCATCGGGTCGACTGTCGTGTGCGGCTGCCAGCGGGCGAGACCGGTCTTGCCGGGATACTCCGCTCTGTAATCGATGCCCTGCTCCGGTGGATACGCCGTGGCGAAACCTTTTCCGCCGACGTTGTCGAACGGGCCGATCACACTCCAGGCGAACAAGAAACCAAAGTGGCGGGAGAGATCGACTTCG harbors:
- a CDS encoding glycosyltransferase family 2 protein, which codes for MDYLAIALAVVWFLYCLGVLRNLFWSPTLPPRSALPAPTTPYPVSIVLAGRDEGRRIEQTVRRLFAQCDVELQIIVVDDRSRDDTPQVLARLSAEFPELEAVRIETLPPCWLGKTHACHVGSLRARHPWILFSDADCHMSDDLVARAIGMAERERADHLALFPGIDAQGAITRAAVVAWTQYLILYAPASRINRDRGRAAMGVGAFNLLKTSTYRAIGGHVPLRMEVLDDVKLGVMVRRDGYRERVYGAMHELEAEWAGSIGQMIRNLEKNWFAGVDYSLLRAVPLILMLLTFWGGAITAPLWSSHYGWWTFAALCSTAIPGAFYMRRSGWPLWTAALVPICHLAFSLAGINSTWKTMRQGGVRWRDTFYPLAELKQGIVRFEKPPA
- a CDS encoding PQQ-binding-like beta-propeller repeat protein; the encoded protein is MRSSITIRSLSLLGCACFAMTCMAADWRQFRGTDNNSVAGDVQLPLSWSDTENVAWKVPLPARGVSSPIVVGNNVIVTSSSGFKQDRLCVSCYDAKTGAQRWQREFWATGRTLCHPTSSNAAPTPASDGERIFAFFSSNDLICLDLDGNLLWLRGLTYDFPTAANDVGMASSPVVADGTVVVQMECEGNSFAAGINALTGETRWQSPRPAEQNWTSPIVWRGGNAGQDLVLLQSGDRLTAHDPMSGEVVWEYAADCAGIASSLAIGDTVYVPAGGMTALKFPEPGKPEAVWQENKLSSGNASAVVHDGKLYVLNSAGALTCGDASTGAVVWRGRLKGSFWATPVLAGNHLYCVNQEGLAQVLDLGAEGKIIAEISFGEPVMGTPAVAHNALYVRTDGKLWKIEKSGQ